One part of the Chroogloeocystis siderophila 5.2 s.c.1 genome encodes these proteins:
- a CDS encoding YheT family hydrolase — protein sequence MTLYTALWASRDWEKTVNDPEPPYQEKTFVGAQEVPIFAWVAIPENPRGTIIGTYGITGSLENQWFLRILGRKAFAKGYAVVLFDWRAHGKTALLSPTLTSDGLYEGEDFIQIAAQAKAMGCPAKFWFTGFSLGGQLALWAIKAVNERSEVRGQGSGEMPSAGSTQAEQNLTRLSYKDIGGAAVICPSLDSNRSLSYLVKDPLGKYLEQAIAKELKRLAWRIYAAHPDAIDPAAIERANSIWGFDNELVIERLGFPSVEAYYEASSGLKILPSLHKPTLIIYAEDDPMFDPAIVPDLLSSCDRNPNIDLILTPHGGHVGYYSSKQCQAQAGDPDPWWAWNRVLEWCQIRSEERVASG from the coding sequence ATGACGCTGTATACAGCTTTATGGGCAAGTCGTGATTGGGAAAAGACTGTAAATGATCCTGAACCACCATATCAAGAGAAAACCTTTGTAGGAGCGCAGGAAGTACCAATTTTTGCGTGGGTAGCTATTCCAGAAAATCCGCGTGGCACAATTATTGGCACATATGGAATTACAGGCTCTTTAGAAAATCAATGGTTTCTACGCATATTAGGACGTAAGGCATTTGCCAAAGGCTACGCAGTCGTCTTGTTTGATTGGCGCGCTCACGGTAAAACGGCTTTATTGTCGCCAACACTGACATCCGATGGCTTGTACGAGGGAGAAGATTTTATTCAGATTGCTGCCCAAGCTAAAGCGATGGGATGTCCTGCCAAATTTTGGTTCACAGGATTTTCTTTGGGTGGACAACTGGCGCTATGGGCAATAAAAGCAGTTAATGAGAGGTCAGAGGTCAGAGGTCAGGGATCAGGGGAAATGCCGAGTGCTGGCTCTACTCAAGCAGAACAAAACCTTACGCGCCTCAGTTATAAAGACATTGGGGGTGCAGCGGTGATTTGTCCGAGTTTAGACTCGAATCGATCGCTTTCATATTTAGTTAAAGATCCCCTCGGAAAATATTTAGAACAAGCGATCGCCAAAGAACTGAAAAGACTTGCTTGGCGAATTTACGCAGCACATCCAGACGCAATCGATCCCGCAGCAATTGAACGCGCGAATAGTATTTGGGGTTTTGACAACGAACTTGTTATCGAACGCTTGGGCTTTCCCTCAGTCGAGGCGTATTATGAAGCCAGTAGCGGCTTAAAAATTTTACCCAGCTTGCATAAACCAACCTTAATTATTTATGCAGAGGACGATCCAATGTTCGATCCGGCGATTGTGCCTGATTTACTTTCCTCGTGCGATCGCAACCCGAACATAGACTTAATTTTAACACCGCATGGCGGTCACGTTGGTTACTACAGCAGCAAGCAATGTCAAGCACAAGCAGGCGACCCCGATCCTTGGTGGGCGTGGAATCGCGTTTTAGAATGGTGCCAGATAAGGAGTGAGGAGCGTGTGGCTAGTGGTTAG
- a CDS encoding DUF2254 domain-containing protein, translated as MKTKLGKIWESLHNSFWFVPLLMVLSAIALAYIMLSLDHGDKDWLQGLPLTYSRGPEGAREVLSTVAGSMVSVATTAFSIVIVALQLASGQFGPRLIGNFMRDTGNQIVLGTFISTFVYCLLILRTVNSIDDDEFVPHLSVAFSIVLAIFGVAVLIYFLHHVATSIQAQQVIANVGTKLSETIERLFPQKVGRSTAKDKQEIKNTDIPDNFEEEASSIRSDKSGYIQAIDNEELIEIAAKFDVIVRLNYRPGDYVVQGNNLVSVWHGQQMNRKLAKKLKGIFIIDNQRSPQQDLEFSINQLVEIAVRALSTGVNDPFTANRCIDQLSAALCHFAQKEIPSRYRYDENKKLRVIAEPTTFASVVDTAFNQIRQAGQTDVAVTIRLLEAIARIAQYTTTKEQRAALLRHAQMIERGSHEGISEELDKKDVQERYFAVLKLLKAQ; from the coding sequence ATGAAAACTAAACTAGGTAAAATCTGGGAATCGCTGCACAACAGTTTTTGGTTTGTTCCGTTGTTGATGGTACTCAGTGCGATCGCCCTCGCATATATTATGCTGTCCCTCGACCACGGAGATAAAGACTGGTTACAAGGATTACCATTAACTTATAGTCGCGGACCTGAAGGCGCAAGAGAAGTGCTTTCGACAGTTGCAGGTTCAATGGTTTCGGTTGCGACTACAGCCTTCTCCATTGTGATTGTCGCGCTACAACTCGCTTCTGGACAGTTTGGACCTAGACTAATTGGCAATTTCATGCGCGATACAGGTAATCAAATTGTTCTAGGAACATTTATTTCTACATTCGTCTACTGTTTATTAATCTTACGTACTGTTAACAGCATTGACGATGATGAATTTGTTCCACACCTCTCAGTAGCTTTTAGCATTGTTCTTGCAATTTTTGGTGTTGCTGTATTAATCTATTTTTTACATCACGTTGCTACATCAATTCAGGCACAGCAGGTCATAGCAAACGTCGGTACAAAGTTAAGTGAGACAATTGAGCGCCTATTTCCGCAAAAAGTCGGACGCAGTACCGCAAAAGATAAACAAGAAATTAAGAATACAGATATTCCAGATAACTTTGAGGAAGAAGCTAGCTCAATAAGATCGGATAAAAGTGGTTATATCCAAGCGATTGATAACGAAGAATTAATTGAAATTGCGGCAAAATTTGATGTGATCGTGCGACTGAATTATCGTCCTGGAGATTATGTCGTTCAAGGCAACAATTTAGTTTCAGTTTGGCACGGACAGCAGATGAATAGAAAGCTAGCGAAAAAACTCAAAGGCATTTTTATTATTGATAATCAGCGTAGTCCCCAACAAGATTTAGAGTTTTCGATTAATCAGTTAGTAGAAATTGCAGTACGTGCGCTTTCAACTGGAGTTAACGATCCATTTACAGCGAATCGCTGTATCGATCAACTGAGTGCGGCGCTGTGTCACTTTGCGCAAAAAGAAATTCCCTCGCGCTATCGCTACGATGAAAATAAAAAACTGCGCGTGATCGCTGAACCGACAACTTTTGCTAGTGTCGTTGATACTGCCTTTAATCAAATTAGGCAAGCTGGGCAAACAGATGTTGCTGTAACAATTCGATTATTGGAGGCGATTGCGCGGATTGCACAATACACAACCACGAAAGAACAACGCGCAGCGCTGCTGCGTCACGCGCAAATGATCGAACGCGGTAGCCACGAAGGAATATCTGAAGAACTCGACAAAAAAGATGTTCAAGAGCGATATTTTGCAGTTCTCAAGCTGCTCAAGGCACAATGA
- a CDS encoding cation:proton antiporter produces the protein MTTETLAEVAIEQNIKQFLLVLSVSLSIATLPQFFSWFRQIPYTLLLVIVGLGLAFVDVRLVNLSPQLILTIFLPPLLFEAAWNMEWAKLKRDLVPIMLFAIVGVVISVIGVGLALNQTAGVTIGIALLLGACVAATDPVSVIALFRELGVEKRLTILMEGESLFNDGIAVVAFSFVVGFALGTDTLELQELIARFFTVVGIGIGCGCVVGFGISYLTQRFDLPLVEQSLTLVSAYGTYIITEDLGGSGVIGVVTTGLVLGNFGSRIGMQPSTRLAVTQFWDFLAFFVNSIVFLLIGDQIKFEDLGANLGLIAITIAAMIVTRAIAIFGLGWLSNILVKSEISWSDELILWWGGLRGSVAIALALSVPVTLPERTTIVSVVFGVVLFTLLVQGLTTKPLVTRLEPLGDQTIRQEYLEALARWTALNRVLQHLSQATSRPEIDPEFYRYQEALVEGQLDNLQQDINKLRNEHPQLRDFAVEQLQAELLAIEADTYAELVRGGRLSDKLPPMLEEVFQQMNKQSP, from the coding sequence ATGACAACAGAAACACTAGCCGAAGTAGCGATTGAGCAAAATATTAAACAATTTCTTTTGGTATTGTCTGTTTCCTTGAGTATCGCCACATTACCGCAGTTTTTTAGCTGGTTTCGTCAAATTCCGTATACGCTGCTTTTAGTCATTGTTGGCTTGGGTTTGGCGTTTGTTGATGTGAGGCTCGTAAATCTTTCGCCACAACTGATTTTAACGATATTTTTACCCCCGCTTTTGTTTGAAGCCGCGTGGAATATGGAATGGGCAAAGCTCAAGCGCGACTTAGTACCAATTATGCTGTTTGCGATTGTAGGGGTTGTTATTTCGGTGATTGGTGTAGGTTTAGCACTCAATCAAACCGCCGGAGTAACAATCGGAATTGCTTTGCTCTTAGGTGCTTGTGTCGCTGCAACTGATCCGGTTTCTGTCATTGCATTATTTCGCGAACTCGGTGTCGAAAAACGTTTGACAATTCTTATGGAAGGCGAAAGCTTATTCAATGATGGAATTGCTGTTGTCGCGTTTAGTTTTGTCGTCGGTTTTGCGCTAGGAACAGATACTTTAGAACTTCAAGAACTCATTGCACGGTTTTTTACGGTTGTTGGAATCGGAATTGGTTGTGGTTGTGTTGTCGGTTTTGGCATCTCTTATCTAACGCAGCGATTTGATTTACCTTTGGTCGAGCAATCACTTACTTTAGTCTCGGCGTATGGTACTTACATCATTACCGAAGATTTAGGCGGTTCAGGCGTTATTGGCGTTGTCACGACAGGTCTTGTTTTAGGAAACTTTGGCTCGCGAATTGGAATGCAGCCGAGTACGAGATTAGCCGTAACTCAGTTTTGGGACTTTCTGGCATTTTTTGTGAACTCAATTGTGTTTCTGCTAATTGGCGATCAAATTAAGTTTGAAGACTTGGGCGCTAATTTAGGGCTAATTGCAATTACGATCGCCGCAATGATCGTTACAAGAGCGATCGCAATCTTCGGTTTGGGTTGGTTGAGTAACATCTTGGTTAAATCAGAAATATCTTGGTCCGATGAACTGATTTTATGGTGGGGAGGTTTGCGTGGTTCGGTGGCGATCGCGCTAGCGTTGAGTGTACCAGTCACGTTACCCGAACGCACAACGATTGTTTCTGTCGTATTCGGTGTTGTCCTCTTTACGCTTTTAGTCCAAGGATTAACGACTAAACCTTTGGTAACAAGGCTTGAACCGTTAGGCGATCAAACCATCCGTCAAGAGTATTTGGAAGCGCTCGCGCGGTGGACAGCCCTCAATCGCGTTCTACAACACCTATCGCAAGCAACGAGTCGCCCTGAAATCGATCCAGAATTTTATCGTTACCAAGAAGCTTTAGTCGAAGGACAGCTTGACAATCTGCAACAAGACATCAACAAGCTACGCAACGAACATCCTCAGCTACGCGACTTTGCAGTAGAACAGTTACAAGCAGAACTCCTCGCGATCGAAGCAGATACGTATGCGGAGTTAGTGCGCGGCGGGCGCTTAAGCGACAAATTACCACCAATGCTTGAAGAAGTCTTTCAGCAGATGAATAAACAAAGTCCGTAA
- a CDS encoding YIP1 family protein, with translation MSARNDQWKFRTTLREALTLDAHFYEDAPNTRRTRRVAQSIVIAAAISNALGNAFILLINRVGITTFIFALILNVISVILGYYFWTFTIWKIGDRFKPRHVSFQELLVPIGFAYAPQVFNFLTLIPLLGIPIQLVLAVWSLLAVIVAVRQGLDISNVWAAVICLIGWPLIQFAVGSVQVLFTN, from the coding sequence GTGAGTGCCAGGAATGACCAATGGAAGTTTAGAACAACTTTGCGGGAAGCTTTGACTTTAGATGCTCACTTCTATGAAGATGCTCCTAATACACGCCGAACGCGCCGCGTTGCTCAATCGATTGTTATTGCAGCAGCCATCTCTAACGCTTTAGGTAATGCCTTTATTTTATTAATTAATCGTGTCGGTATTACTACATTTATCTTTGCATTAATACTTAATGTTATTAGTGTAATATTAGGTTACTATTTCTGGACATTTACGATTTGGAAAATTGGCGATCGCTTCAAACCACGTCATGTTTCGTTTCAAGAATTACTCGTTCCGATTGGTTTTGCTTACGCGCCTCAAGTATTCAACTTTTTAACGTTAATTCCGCTGCTAGGAATTCCTATTCAGCTAGTCCTCGCAGTTTGGAGTTTACTTGCTGTTATTGTTGCAGTCCGCCAGGGGTTAGATATTAGCAATGTCTGGGCGGCGGTCATTTGCTTAATCGGGTGGCCTTTAATTCAATTTGCAGTAGGCTCAGTACAAGTTTTATTTACGAATTGA
- the nusA gene encoding transcription termination factor NusA codes for MSMVSLPGLKDLIENISRERNLPRVAVQAALREALLKGYERYRRAQNLDKQHFDEDFFDNFEVELDVEEEGFRVLATKTIVEEISDPDHQISLREVQEVAEEAQLGSEVVLDVTPEQKEFGRMAAMQTKQVLAQKLRDQQRQMIQEEFQDLEGTVLQARVLRFERQSVIMAVSSGFGQPEVEAELPKREQLPNDNYRANATFKVYLKKVSQGQQRGPQLVVSRADAGLVVYLFANEVPEIEDEVVRIVAVAREANPPSRYVGPRTKIAVDTLERDVDPVGACIGARGSRIQVVVNELRGEKIDVIRWSPDPATYIANALSPARVDEVRLMDPESRQTHVLVAEDQLSLAIGKEGQNVRLAARLTGWKIDIKDRAKYDYAAEDAKFAAAAAEYQAQQAQMEMDQAEDEDELDELDEEFTETMEVSDAPA; via the coding sequence ATGTCAATGGTAAGTTTGCCTGGACTGAAAGATTTAATTGAAAATATTAGTCGCGAGCGCAATTTACCGCGTGTTGCCGTACAAGCGGCGCTTCGCGAAGCACTACTAAAAGGTTACGAAAGATATCGTCGAGCGCAAAACCTCGATAAACAGCATTTTGACGAAGATTTCTTTGACAACTTTGAAGTTGAACTTGACGTAGAAGAAGAAGGCTTTCGCGTCCTCGCCACCAAAACCATCGTCGAAGAAATTAGCGATCCCGATCATCAAATTTCCTTACGCGAAGTTCAAGAAGTCGCAGAAGAAGCGCAACTTGGCAGCGAGGTTGTATTAGACGTGACGCCCGAACAAAAAGAATTTGGGCGCATGGCAGCAATGCAGACCAAGCAAGTACTTGCGCAAAAACTCCGCGACCAACAACGGCAAATGATTCAAGAGGAATTTCAAGACCTAGAAGGCACTGTCCTGCAAGCGCGGGTACTGCGCTTTGAACGACAATCGGTGATTATGGCAGTCAGTAGCGGTTTTGGTCAGCCCGAAGTCGAAGCCGAACTACCCAAACGCGAACAATTGCCTAACGATAACTACCGTGCAAATGCCACGTTCAAAGTTTACCTCAAAAAAGTTTCACAAGGTCAGCAACGCGGTCCCCAACTCGTTGTCTCGCGTGCGGATGCGGGCTTAGTAGTATATCTTTTTGCTAACGAAGTTCCAGAAATTGAAGATGAAGTCGTGCGCATTGTCGCAGTGGCACGCGAAGCAAACCCCCCGTCGCGCTATGTTGGTCCGCGCACGAAAATCGCCGTTGATACCTTAGAACGCGATGTCGATCCTGTAGGTGCGTGTATTGGCGCGCGCGGTTCGCGAATTCAAGTTGTTGTCAACGAACTGCGTGGCGAGAAAATTGATGTGATTCGTTGGTCGCCAGACCCCGCGACCTATATTGCAAACGCACTTAGCCCTGCCCGTGTCGATGAGGTGCGCTTGATGGACCCAGAATCGCGTCAAACGCACGTCCTTGTTGCCGAAGACCAACTCAGCTTAGCAATTGGTAAAGAAGGACAAAATGTCCGTTTAGCTGCACGCTTAACCGGTTGGAAAATCGATATCAAAGACCGCGCGAAGTACGACTACGCCGCAGAAGATGCTAAATTTGCCGCCGCTGCTGCCGAATATCAAGCGCAACAAGCTCAAATGGAAATGGATCAAGCAGAAGACGAAGATGAATTAGATGAACTAGACGAAGAATTTACAGAAACTATGGAAGTAAGCGATGCCCCAGCTTGA
- the rimP gene encoding ribosome maturation factor RimP: MTHPLIPQIIEIATPVAEELGLELVGVVFHTNQRPPVLRVDIRNPQQDTGLDDCERMSRALEAQMDQASIVPDAYVLEVSSPGTSRQLSTDREFTAFKGFAVLVRSSQPHEGQQEWVGQLIRRDETAVYLNQKGRVVAIPRALITKVQLDDRR; encoded by the coding sequence ATGACTCATCCCCTAATTCCACAAATCATTGAAATAGCAACACCAGTAGCAGAGGAACTCGGCTTGGAATTGGTCGGAGTAGTTTTTCACACTAACCAACGCCCTCCTGTACTGCGTGTGGATATACGCAATCCACAGCAAGATACTGGGTTAGATGATTGTGAGCGAATGAGTCGTGCGTTAGAAGCCCAAATGGATCAGGCAAGTATTGTTCCAGATGCTTATGTGTTGGAAGTTTCTAGCCCAGGAACTTCACGGCAATTAAGTACCGACCGAGAGTTTACTGCTTTTAAAGGGTTTGCGGTACTTGTTAGGAGTTCTCAACCGCATGAAGGTCAGCAGGAGTGGGTAGGACAACTCATTCGTCGCGATGAAACAGCAGTCTACTTAAACCAGAAAGGTCGAGTAGTTGCCATTCCGCGCGCGCTCATTACCAAAGTACAGCTAGATGATCGCCGTTAA
- a CDS encoding DUF389 domain-containing protein gives MRQLLIQVPHGYGKDVLAIAQAYDATNTARVEATGNNEPIDLVIVHISNQKVEEFLGDLESLPNLQVTLIPRGVIAMHPPADQAPQQVTDVKARSPIEIFLAGLQSVGSWKAFLGYAAAAGVVVWIGLYTNTSYLLVAAMLIAPFAGPAMNVAIATARGDVNLLKRTLLRYFAALAVTIVVAGTLSFLLQQEVVTSTMSDTSKISAVAVLLPLVAGAAGAINLVQSERSSLVSGAAVGMLVAASLAPPAGLIGMAGVMGRWDLAVSGVFLLLLQLVGINLSASLVFRSYGLTARGARYQRGKKALFPAILAVTSVALLALLIWQFSISPDLQRSSREQSANQAIQQVVEDSDLVELVEANVRFPTPNIPEQNTLLIVMYVQRLAGVTESAEEIRDRLTQAVQTALQNQNFNVIPLVSINVLEAPETQN, from the coding sequence ATGCGGCAACTCTTAATTCAAGTACCACATGGTTATGGCAAGGACGTTTTAGCGATAGCTCAAGCTTATGATGCTACAAATACAGCACGAGTTGAAGCAACAGGAAATAACGAACCGATTGATCTTGTCATCGTTCATATTTCTAACCAGAAAGTCGAAGAATTTTTAGGAGATTTGGAATCGTTACCAAACTTACAGGTGACGCTGATTCCGCGTGGGGTGATTGCGATGCATCCACCTGCCGATCAAGCACCGCAGCAGGTGACTGATGTCAAGGCGCGTAGCCCAATTGAAATCTTTTTGGCAGGTTTGCAAAGTGTCGGTTCTTGGAAAGCTTTTCTCGGATATGCTGCCGCAGCGGGTGTAGTGGTGTGGATTGGTTTATACACAAATACAAGTTATTTACTCGTAGCGGCGATGTTGATTGCGCCGTTTGCAGGTCCCGCGATGAATGTGGCGATCGCAACAGCGCGCGGTGATGTGAATCTTCTCAAACGCACTTTATTACGCTACTTTGCTGCACTCGCTGTAACAATTGTTGTCGCTGGGACGCTCAGTTTCCTGCTTCAGCAAGAAGTCGTGACGAGCACGATGAGCGATACGAGTAAGATATCGGCGGTTGCCGTACTTTTACCGCTCGTTGCTGGGGCGGCGGGGGCGATTAACCTCGTGCAATCAGAACGCAGTAGCCTTGTCTCTGGTGCAGCAGTGGGAATGCTTGTGGCGGCTTCACTCGCACCACCTGCGGGATTGATTGGCATGGCGGGTGTGATGGGGCGATGGGATTTAGCAGTTAGTGGCGTATTTTTATTGTTATTGCAACTGGTGGGTATTAACTTATCGGCTTCGCTGGTCTTTCGGAGTTATGGTTTAACAGCAAGAGGGGCGCGATATCAGCGGGGTAAGAAAGCGCTGTTTCCGGCGATACTAGCCGTAACTTCTGTGGCACTTTTAGCGTTACTCATCTGGCAATTTAGCATTTCTCCCGATCTGCAACGTAGTAGCCGCGAACAAAGTGCTAATCAAGCAATTCAGCAGGTGGTAGAAGATAGCGACTTGGTGGAACTTGTAGAGGCGAATGTGCGGTTTCCAACGCCGAATATTCCTGAACAAAATACACTGCTGATTGTGATGTACGTGCAGCGGCTTGCGGGGGTAACTGAATCCGCAGAAGAGATTCGTGATCGCCTCACGCAAGCAGTTCAAACAGCATTACAAAACCAAAACTTTAATGTGATACCACTAGTTAGTATTAATGTTTTGGAAGCACCAGAAACTCAAAATTAG
- a CDS encoding YlxR family protein encodes MKPNYRRCISCRRVALKHEFWRIVRVYPSGELQLDQGMGRSAYLCPQASCLQTAQKKNLLRRSLRISVPEAIYQALWQRLSTNPSVSETQKIETTLPIPNKK; translated from the coding sequence ATGAAACCTAACTATCGACGCTGTATTAGTTGTCGTCGGGTCGCCTTGAAACATGAGTTCTGGCGAATTGTCCGCGTCTATCCTTCTGGGGAGTTACAATTAGATCAGGGTATGGGGCGTTCTGCATATCTTTGTCCGCAAGCCAGCTGTTTGCAAACAGCCCAGAAGAAAAATCTGTTGCGGCGATCGCTGCGGATATCTGTTCCCGAAGCCATCTACCAAGCCTTATGGCAACGTTTATCAACAAACCCATCTGTCAGTGAAACTCAAAAAATTGAAACTACACTACCGATCCCAAACAAAAAATAA
- a CDS encoding mechanosensitive ion channel family protein, with protein sequence MNLETAALEAWQRIQGMVNSTIVLLPNVVVALIVFAIFFFAARSFKLFVRKLTRRHRQARNLGMVLGRLTQGAVVLIGLFVALSIVIPTFRAGDLVQLLGISGVAIGFAFRDILQNFLAGILILLTEPFHIDDQIVFKDFEGTVENIETRATTIRTYDGRRIVIPNSELFTNSVTVNTAFENRRLQYDIGIGYGDDIDRAKELILEAMYSVDGVLRDPAPDVLVVDLAESTVNIRARWWVKPPRRLETLQMRDGVLTAIKKTLTDNGIDMPFPTQQILFHDQTEETDGDRTRQREGWPAGNKKAPKPRRISDSIRKLAEMQSQNGENDGDCVPKTQDRKYEN encoded by the coding sequence ATGAACCTGGAAACAGCAGCATTAGAAGCTTGGCAAAGAATTCAAGGCATGGTCAATAGCACAATCGTTTTGCTACCCAACGTCGTAGTAGCATTGATTGTCTTTGCCATCTTTTTTTTCGCAGCGCGCTCTTTCAAATTATTTGTTAGAAAGCTAACACGAAGACACCGACAAGCACGGAATTTAGGGATGGTGCTGGGGCGCTTGACTCAAGGTGCAGTTGTATTAATTGGTTTATTTGTTGCGTTGTCAATCGTCATTCCAACTTTTCGCGCCGGAGATTTGGTACAACTACTCGGAATTAGCGGTGTGGCTATTGGTTTTGCGTTTCGCGATATTCTACAAAACTTTCTTGCCGGAATTTTAATTTTATTGACTGAGCCATTTCACATTGATGACCAAATTGTATTTAAAGACTTTGAGGGAACTGTCGAGAATATTGAAACGCGGGCAACGACAATTAGAACGTATGACGGTCGTCGCATAGTAATTCCTAACTCGGAACTATTTACAAATTCAGTAACAGTCAATACAGCTTTTGAAAATCGTCGCTTACAATACGATATCGGCATTGGTTACGGCGATGATATTGACCGTGCTAAGGAACTGATTTTAGAAGCAATGTACAGCGTCGATGGGGTATTACGCGACCCAGCGCCTGATGTCCTTGTAGTAGATTTGGCAGAAAGTACCGTTAATATTCGCGCGCGTTGGTGGGTAAAGCCACCCAGAAGATTAGAAACACTGCAAATGCGTGATGGAGTCTTAACCGCGATTAAGAAAACACTAACCGATAATGGCATTGATATGCCATTTCCCACGCAGCAAATTTTGTTTCATGACCAAACCGAAGAAACCGACGGCGATCGCACGCGACAACGCGAAGGATGGCCTGCTGGAAACAAAAAAGCCCCCAAACCACGTAGAATCAGCGACTCGATTCGGAAATTGGCAGAAATGCAATCTCAAAATGGCGAAAATGATGGTGATTGTGTTCCAAAGACACAGGATCGGAAGTATGAAAACTAA
- a CDS encoding DUF389 domain-containing protein yields MLFDIRRRFNLLHKRRVALHDLQSMHEGLLEESALERIYIILIVGSCVIATFGLLSNSAAVIIGAMIVAPLMLPIRAMAFGALEGNFRLFRTGLSSIIVGTLLAIAISWLIGMSVGLAEFGSEIFSRSRPTLLDLGIAIAAGGISGFAKVEPKVSPTLAGTAISVALMPPICVIGLGLSQANWSLSFGATILYLTNLLGITLSCMLIFLVTGYTPLYRAKKALIWTVGLTTVLLVPLGFSFFRLTQQNRLEASLRRALLNRTVTFQRLVLIDSNINWLSEPPVVRLNVRSRGPVTPRQVELLEEFLARETGQRFTLIFEVGQIEEVRREGVNSSSFDE; encoded by the coding sequence GTGCTGTTTGATATTCGCCGACGATTTAACTTGCTGCATAAGCGGAGAGTTGCACTGCACGATTTGCAGTCGATGCACGAGGGGCTATTAGAAGAATCAGCGCTAGAGCGGATTTATATTATCTTAATCGTTGGCTCTTGTGTTATTGCTACCTTTGGATTACTGTCTAATAGCGCCGCCGTGATTATTGGCGCGATGATTGTGGCTCCTTTAATGTTACCGATTCGGGCAATGGCATTTGGTGCATTGGAGGGTAACTTCCGGTTATTTCGCACAGGCTTAAGTTCAATCATTGTGGGCACACTCCTCGCCATTGCGATCTCGTGGTTGATTGGAATGTCTGTTGGTTTAGCGGAATTTGGTAGTGAAATTTTTTCGCGATCGCGTCCGACTTTGCTCGATCTAGGAATTGCGATCGCAGCAGGAGGAATAAGTGGTTTTGCCAAAGTTGAACCCAAGGTTTCGCCTACGTTAGCAGGAACTGCGATTTCTGTTGCTTTAATGCCACCGATTTGTGTTATTGGTTTAGGGCTTTCACAAGCAAATTGGTCTTTGAGTTTCGGCGCAACGATCTTATATCTCACCAATTTGCTAGGAATTACGCTTTCTTGTATGCTGATTTTTCTAGTTACAGGCTATACTCCGCTCTATCGTGCTAAAAAAGCGCTGATTTGGACCGTTGGACTAACGACAGTGCTACTTGTACCGCTAGGATTTAGCTTCTTTCGCTTAACTCAGCAAAATCGGCTCGAAGCTAGTTTGAGACGCGCGCTGCTAAACCGAACTGTCACCTTTCAAAGGTTAGTACTGATCGATAGTAATATTAACTGGTTGAGTGAGCCACCAGTAGTACGCTTAAATGTTCGTTCTAGAGGCCCTGTCACGCCAAGACAAGTTGAGCTTTTAGAAGAATTTTTAGCTAGAGAAACAGGACAACGCTTTACTTTGATTTTTGAAGTTGGTCAAATTGAAGAAGTAAGACGTGAAGGCGTCAACAGTTCTTCTTTTGATGAGTAA